The DNA sequence GAAACTGGAAAATGTGGagataaatcaagaaaaaataaaacacacaccTTAGTTTGTTCAGAGTGGAGTTGATATACTGTAAGACGGAAGAAAAGATCATAAAGATTAGAATAATTCTATATATAGCCCTTATTTTTACTCACTGTATCATCtcatttagaaaataatttggaGTAATGATGAATTTATTAAACTTAAAGCCCATATTTCCAAATTCTTCATTTACAACAAATAATGTAAGAGCATGATATGGTTGGGCCTCACTGGAGTAGGCCCAAGTGAAGCCCCATACTTTTGCTCCACCAAACCTATTTGTATATAATTGTATCAATGGACTTAGATGTTTTGGGCTTAGATATAATTTGCGCCCACTAAAACACCAACCTAATATAAAttcaagtaaaataaattcaattttatgggcgacattttttttttcatacggaagcatttttattgattaaaaagGGGGTATTTTCATATCCATACAAGTAATAAAGTTATTCATGTGTCACAGTTTCATCCAATAAAGTTGCTTTAtacttttaccaaaaaagggGGTCGAATAATTATGATGATACCCGTGACTGGATATTTCAAAATCGTGTATGACAATGGACTACATTGGTTCTTCATTAACATCACTATGATTCGATCAACCCCATTAATAAATTCATGCATGATCACCAATTCTTCAAAATAGCGAAGCTAGACCATTCTATTTCTGTGCGTGAGATCCTCAATTTCCAACCCGATGAAGGGGTGAGGCTTCTTGCGATGAAGACTTGCAATAGGAGTTTATCTTTTAATTGTGTTCTAAACTAGCTTTAATGGatttgaatatgaatatgaatatgattgGGTTTTAATTTTCGTTTAGCTTTTTTattgactatatatatacgcTTTATCGTTAGTTTAAATGGTAGCTTTTGGACAGTTTAATAAGTGAGTTAGAACTTGAGCTTTTGTAACAGATAGTgtaatacttccttcgtccaccatttaaagagCCACTTTAActcggcatgagttttaagaaattgtttaactttgtGAAGAATAAAGGgagaaagtgagtggaatgtgggactcATTTAGACcatgcttggtatgatggaatggaatgggggaatggaatgacattcctacctccattccattcctttGCTTGATAAATTTTTTCCATAGGAATCACCATTCCATTAGGAAtggtcattccattccacatgGGAATACCCATTCCATCCATTTAGCTAAGGAAtggtcattccattccatttcattttcctttcttcttattttaaaatttaacaaaattatataaatattatttaatattatatttaaatttaatatcttctcaattttagcataaattaaaattttaaaatttttaataattgaaaaaaaacacacacacacacacacacacaaaaacacacagcaactcacacacacacacagcaaaacacacacaaacacacacaacaactcacacaaacacacacacagcaaaacacacacacacacacacaacaagacacacacacaaacacacacaacaaaacacacacacgcacacacagcAACTCACACACAACAACTCACACagcacacaacacacacatacagcaaaacacacacacacacgcagcaactcacacacaacacGGACAtagcaaaacacacacacaacaactcacacacaacacacacacagcaacacacaacaacacacacgcAACAACACACATAGCAACAAATACGCACACACCAccacatatacacacacacatcaacACATGCATACACCACATATGCACACACTCATTTACGTGTATCGTACAAATTTATATGATCcaaaatattgacaaaaatatttttgaataaatattttttttatagaatcaacatattaattattcatatttcattccattccattcatatattattttgtaattaccAAGCATAGGAATGAAATCAATCAAGGAATAacaatttcattccatttgTAATCCTTACATTCACCAAGCAcaagaatggaatggaattgtcatttcattcccaccttcattccattctcatctccattccattcccCCCCccccattccattccatcataccaagcatgGCCTTAAAGTACTAGTTTTATATTGGACTGTGAGTgtaaaaagttggtgggatgtgggatCTGCATACTaaaagtggaataaaataaatggttCTTATAAATCgtggacaaactaaaatggcaaaagggTTCTTTAAATCATGTACGGAGGGCGTCCAAAGTCTTTGTAGAAAAGTTGAAATTCAAGTACTCATACTATATATCTTCATATCACTTCAACCCCAAATTCTaaacacaaaaacacattcaattcaattcatatcatatcatattaaGAAATACCACTTcccaacataaaaataaaatgaaaaagtatgtACATAAAAGGTTAAATTAAGAGTACTAGAGAGCTCTAGAGCCAGGAACATGTATCCAATGCAGCTGCAGCTCTACCTCTCCACACTCAACATTCCTCAATCTCAACACCATATTCTGCATCACTTTCCCATTTTCCCACACAATAGAGCTTGCCTCTGCCAAGCAGTTCTCCCTGTTTGCCACAACCTTGCTCACCACTGTCCCATTTGAAACATTCTCCAACTCCATCTTCAGCACCCTCACCATCTCCTTTATATCAAACTCTGCATCCCCCATTTTGTCGTCCAGCGTGAACGTGTCTCTGTCGTAAACTTGCTGCATTTTAAGCccatattaatttttgaattttaaggATACATTATTGATTAAGAGAGGATGGAATTAACATCAACCTACCAATTTGATGGGCTGATTTGGATCGGCAACGGTCAAAGTCAACTCCTCGTTCCATTCCGGGTTCAGATTCTTCTTCACCACTCGAGTCTTTAGCTTCTGATCATTCCATAAAGACGAAAGCTTATTAGTTTGAAGTTTAAGGTGACAAGATCGTCAATTGCAcgttaatttaatatttttcgcTTTGGACCAAGTCtgcacacatttttttttttttcattttaaaaggCCTCAGACTAATTGTTTCTTGGTCGATATGGTATGAATTTGCAACCCAACAGATTTCTAAACATATACCTAAAacaaatttgttaaataaaggaAATGATATTCAAACCTGCTTGCCCATCCGAACAATGACATAAGGATCGCTGCTTCTGGCATCTCTTTTAGCAAGTTTGAAGCCTCTCACAACTTTAATCCTTAGCAAACCCAAAATGTCATCCATTgatgaattgaaatttattatcTTCTGAGTAGCACCAGAACTCAGCCAATTGCagaaaattagaaatgttGGTTAAACTTAAAATAGAGAAACAGAGATTCTTGGGTTTAACGAAGAGTGGAGAGAGGGGTTTTATATAAGAGAGATTTG is a window from the Salvia hispanica cultivar TCC Black 2014 chromosome 1, UniMelb_Shisp_WGS_1.0, whole genome shotgun sequence genome containing:
- the LOC125201836 gene encoding protein C2-DOMAIN ABA-RELATED 7-like, producing the protein MDDILGLLRIKVVRGFKLAKRDARSSDPYVIVRMGKQKLKTRVVKKNLNPEWNEELTLTVADPNQPIKLQVYDRDTFTLDDKMGDAEFDIKEMVRVLKMELENVSNGTVVSKVVANRENCLAEASSIVWENGKVMQNMVLRLRNVECGEVELQLHWIHVPGSRAL